A stretch of the Dioscorea cayenensis subsp. rotundata cultivar TDr96_F1 chromosome 4, TDr96_F1_v2_PseudoChromosome.rev07_lg8_w22 25.fasta, whole genome shotgun sequence genome encodes the following:
- the LOC120259055 gene encoding DNA primase small subunit-like isoform X1, whose translation MEVIACKLMGVIQSFKDLAKVPQGFNVDYLKVYYGKLFPYGDIFKWMSYGNAGKHPACDPSYFGRREFSFSLGNDTYCRYQSFDSVTEFENSIKKNCPFKIDIGPVYRVNPAKRFAYAQSGSDGFTPVERELVFDVDISDYDDVRHCCSGADVCTNCWPLMTIAIKVIDTTLRDDFGFNHILWVFSGRRGVHCWVCDGRARRLNNDERASIAKYFHVYKRGESGFKKVSLTGSVLHPFLARSYTDVLRIHFEEKLLCNQNLLSSEDRYEKILELVSNKSITDELHDKWQGHRRSSNTEEDLNITRWEQLKHVLQSGKQKGLRRCVEEIVFLYTYPRLDMEVSKHMNHLLKSPFCVHPKTGRVCVPIDPAHCDEFDPTTVPTLSTLLEELNMRGDNSESLNELESTSLGQYITMFRSCFLEPLLKSCKEEMENAYNANLQQSRNSFSW comes from the exons ATGGAGGTGATCGCATGCAAATTGATGGGCGTGATTCAGAGCTTCAAAGATCTAGCAAAAGTCCCACAAGGCTTTAATGTTGATTATCTCAAAGTTTATTATG GAAAGCTGTTCCCATATGgtgatatttttaaatggatGTCCTATGGAAATG CTGGGAAACATCCTGCATGTGATCCCTCTTACTTTGGCCGGAGGGAGTTCTCTTTTAGCCTTGGAAATGACACATATTGCCGCTATCAGTCATTCGATAGTGTGACAGAATTTGAGAATTCTATCAAGAAAAATTGTCCTTTCAAAATTGATATTGGTCCTGTTTACAGAGTAAAT CCTGCAAAAAGATTTGCATATGCTCAAAGTGGCAGTGATGGTTTTACACCTGTTGAAAGGGAACTTGTTTTTGATGTT GATATATCAGATTATGATGATGTCCGGCACTGCTGTTCTGGAGCTGATGTCTGCACAAATTGCTGGCCATTAATGACCATTGCTATTAAAGTGATTGATACTACTCTCAGAG ATGATTTTGGTTTCAATCACATATTATGGGTATTTAGTGGCCGTCGTGGGGTACATTGTTGGGTATGTGATGGCAGAGCAAGAAG GCTTAACAATGATGAGAGGGCATCAATCGCTAAATACTTCCATGTATATAAG CGTGGTGAGAGTGGTTTTAAGAAAGTTTCTTTAACTGGATCTGTTCTTCATCCTTTTCTAGC AAGATCATATACAGATGTTTTACGGATACATTTTGAGGAGAAATTGCTTTGCAATCAAAACCTGTTGTCATCAGAAGATAGATATGAGAAGATTCTTGAGCTTGTCTCAAATAAAT CAATTACTGATGAGCTGCATGACAAGTGGCAAGGACATAGGAGATCTTCCAATACTGAAGAAGATCTTAATATTACTAGATGGGAGCAATTAAAGCATGTATTGCAGTCAGGAAAACAGAAG GGTCTCAGAAGGTGTGTAGAAGAGATTGTTTTCTTATATACATATCCAAGACTTGACATGGAG GTTTCAAAACACATGAACCATTTGCTTAAATCCCCATTCTGTGTTCATCCAAAAACAG GTCGTGTATGTGTTCCTATTGATCCTGCGCACTGTGATGAATTTGATCCTACAACTGTTCCAACCCTTTCCACA CTGTTAGAAGAGCTGAACATGCGTGGAGATAATTCGGAGTCTTTAAATG AGCTTGAAAGTACTTCACTTGGACAATACATTACGATGTTTAGATCTTGCTTCTTGGAGCCACTATTAAAATCATGCAAG GAAGAGATGGAGAATGCATATAATGCAAATCTTCAACAGTCTAGGAATTCCTTCAGTTGGTGA
- the LOC120259055 gene encoding DNA primase small subunit-like isoform X2: MEVIACKLMGVIQSFKDLAKVPQGFNVDYLKVYYGKLFPYGDIFKWMSYGNAGKHPACDPSYFGRREFSFSLGNDTYCRYQSFDSVTEFENSIKKNCPFKIDIGPVYRVNPAKRFAYAQSGSDGFTPVERELVFDVDISDYDDVRHCCSGADVCTNCWPLMTIAIKVIDTTLRDDFGFNHILWVFSGRRGVHCWVCDGRARRLNNDERASIAKYFHVYKRGESGFKKVSLTGSVLHPFLARSYTDVLRIHFEEKLLCNQNLLSSEDRYEKILELVSNKSITDELHDKWQGHRRSSNTEEDLNITRWEQLKHVLQSGKQKGLRRCVEEIVFLYTYPRLDMEVSKHMNHLLKSPFCVHPKTGRVCVPIDPAHCDEFDPTTVPTLSTVNSDHLC; the protein is encoded by the exons ATGGAGGTGATCGCATGCAAATTGATGGGCGTGATTCAGAGCTTCAAAGATCTAGCAAAAGTCCCACAAGGCTTTAATGTTGATTATCTCAAAGTTTATTATG GAAAGCTGTTCCCATATGgtgatatttttaaatggatGTCCTATGGAAATG CTGGGAAACATCCTGCATGTGATCCCTCTTACTTTGGCCGGAGGGAGTTCTCTTTTAGCCTTGGAAATGACACATATTGCCGCTATCAGTCATTCGATAGTGTGACAGAATTTGAGAATTCTATCAAGAAAAATTGTCCTTTCAAAATTGATATTGGTCCTGTTTACAGAGTAAAT CCTGCAAAAAGATTTGCATATGCTCAAAGTGGCAGTGATGGTTTTACACCTGTTGAAAGGGAACTTGTTTTTGATGTT GATATATCAGATTATGATGATGTCCGGCACTGCTGTTCTGGAGCTGATGTCTGCACAAATTGCTGGCCATTAATGACCATTGCTATTAAAGTGATTGATACTACTCTCAGAG ATGATTTTGGTTTCAATCACATATTATGGGTATTTAGTGGCCGTCGTGGGGTACATTGTTGGGTATGTGATGGCAGAGCAAGAAG GCTTAACAATGATGAGAGGGCATCAATCGCTAAATACTTCCATGTATATAAG CGTGGTGAGAGTGGTTTTAAGAAAGTTTCTTTAACTGGATCTGTTCTTCATCCTTTTCTAGC AAGATCATATACAGATGTTTTACGGATACATTTTGAGGAGAAATTGCTTTGCAATCAAAACCTGTTGTCATCAGAAGATAGATATGAGAAGATTCTTGAGCTTGTCTCAAATAAAT CAATTACTGATGAGCTGCATGACAAGTGGCAAGGACATAGGAGATCTTCCAATACTGAAGAAGATCTTAATATTACTAGATGGGAGCAATTAAAGCATGTATTGCAGTCAGGAAAACAGAAG GGTCTCAGAAGGTGTGTAGAAGAGATTGTTTTCTTATATACATATCCAAGACTTGACATGGAG GTTTCAAAACACATGAACCATTTGCTTAAATCCCCATTCTGTGTTCATCCAAAAACAG GTCGTGTATGTGTTCCTATTGATCCTGCGCACTGTGATGAATTTGATCCTACAACTGTTCCAACCCTTTCCACAGTAAATTCTGATCATCT CTGTTAG